One window from the genome of Bacillus weihaiensis encodes:
- a CDS encoding DUF3231 family protein, with protein MTSTSSSLSSIEMSQLWGSYINDSALLCQLSHFSVHTDDEKIKALLLKCCELSKGHLKTLKELFDKEQFAVPYGFKVNEDCYLTSSRLYTDSFYLTYILHMSRIALQTYSLSLSYSSRADIFSYFSECINETGELLRTVTALLMERGEYVKPPEIPVPTTKGYVEGQHSLSGFIGKKRSLTVIEISQLFANFERNQLGMKVMTSFLQVSKDPEVKKLMNRGIEIATKHCDILENKLIENHLPAPISSDVGITESTEPTFSEKLMTFYTSSLIGLSVGYYGQALGVSPRRDLGINYDRLIHELLLFSEDAAQLMIKKEWLEQPPIAPDRDKLIHE; from the coding sequence ATGACGTCGACATCAAGTTCCCTTTCATCAATTGAAATGTCACAGCTTTGGGGATCATATATTAATGATAGTGCTCTCTTATGCCAATTATCACATTTTTCTGTACATACAGACGATGAAAAAATAAAAGCACTTCTATTAAAATGCTGTGAGTTGTCTAAGGGGCACCTCAAGACATTAAAGGAGCTCTTTGATAAGGAACAATTCGCTGTTCCATATGGGTTCAAGGTGAATGAGGACTGCTATCTAACTTCCTCTCGTCTTTATACTGATTCTTTTTATCTAACCTATATTCTACATATGTCCAGAATCGCCCTTCAAACGTATAGCCTAAGCTTATCGTATAGTTCGCGAGCGGATATTTTTAGTTATTTTTCCGAATGCATAAATGAAACAGGAGAACTCTTAAGAACAGTCACAGCCCTTTTAATGGAAAGAGGCGAATACGTAAAACCGCCTGAAATTCCTGTACCAACCACTAAAGGATATGTTGAAGGACAGCATTCCCTATCTGGCTTTATTGGAAAAAAACGAAGCTTAACTGTTATTGAAATTAGTCAGCTTTTCGCTAATTTTGAACGGAATCAGCTTGGAATGAAGGTCATGACAAGCTTCTTACAGGTTTCTAAAGATCCAGAAGTTAAGAAGCTAATGAATAGAGGAATTGAAATCGCAACGAAGCATTGTGACATATTAGAAAATAAGTTAATAGAAAACCATTTGCCAGCACCTATTTCATCAGATGTTGGAATAACAGAATCGACCGAACCAACATTCTCTGAGAAATTGATGACCTTCTATACAAGCTCTCTTATAGGCTTGAGTGTCGGCTACTACGGTCAAGCATTAGGAGTATCTCCAAGAAGAGATTTAGGTATAAATTATGACAGATTGATTCACGAATTACTTTTATTCAGCGAAGATGCAGCCCAACTGATGATAAAAAAAGAGTGGTTAGAGCAACCGCCTATAGCTCCAGATCGAGATAAGCTAATACACGAGTAG
- a CDS encoding DUF3231 family protein — MTTNKIDLTAAEIGVLWTSYLYDSMTLQVIRFMKEKVEDSEVESVINEALMIAKNHVQKIESLFTEESIPIPHGFSEKDVEKSAPDLFTDTFKLTYLVHTGRVGMIIQTSNLAVSARKDIRDYFQSCLERVIKLYQLSTDVALQKGLYLRRPYIPYPKQVSYILNNDYLSGINPFKKHRMLNAIEITHLSLNIETNQVGVMLSSAFMQTAQSEDVKNFMKRGKDISKKHIDILSDTLLKDDVQAPISPNHAVTDATTPVFSDKLMMFHMSLLTGAGTGNYATAAGASQRTDLIANYERMSVEVAQFAKSGADIMIKYRWLEEPPAPPNREQLGNNK; from the coding sequence ATGACAACCAACAAGATTGATTTAACTGCAGCAGAGATCGGTGTTTTATGGACTTCCTATCTATATGATAGTATGACGTTACAAGTCATTCGGTTTATGAAGGAAAAAGTAGAGGATTCAGAAGTGGAATCTGTCATTAATGAGGCACTTATGATTGCAAAAAACCATGTCCAAAAAATAGAGTCTCTATTCACTGAAGAATCTATTCCAATTCCACATGGCTTTAGTGAAAAAGATGTTGAAAAAAGTGCTCCAGATTTATTTACGGATACGTTTAAATTAACATATCTGGTTCATACAGGTCGAGTTGGGATGATTATTCAAACAAGTAATCTTGCTGTTTCTGCTAGAAAAGATATCCGTGACTACTTTCAAAGTTGTCTCGAACGTGTCATAAAGCTTTATCAATTATCCACTGATGTAGCACTTCAAAAAGGACTTTATTTACGACGACCTTATATCCCGTATCCAAAACAAGTTTCTTACATTCTAAATAACGACTACTTAAGTGGTATTAACCCTTTTAAAAAGCATCGCATGCTAAATGCAATTGAAATAACTCACCTTAGCCTAAATATTGAAACAAATCAAGTCGGAGTGATGCTATCATCTGCCTTCATGCAAACGGCACAATCTGAGGATGTAAAGAATTTCATGAAGCGTGGTAAAGATATATCTAAGAAACATATTGATATCCTCTCAGATACTCTTTTAAAGGATGATGTACAAGCACCTATTTCACCTAACCACGCAGTGACAGACGCGACAACACCTGTTTTTTCAGATAAGCTGATGATGTTTCATATGAGTTTACTCACAGGTGCAGGTACAGGGAACTATGCTACTGCAGCAGGTGCAAGTCAAAGAACAGACTTAATCGCAAATTATGAACGAATGTCAGTGGAAGTAGCCCAATTTGCAAAGTCTGGAGCAGATATTATGATTAAATATCGTTGGTTAGAGGAACCCCCTGCCCCACCAAATCGCGAACAATTAGGTAATAACAAGTAG
- a CDS encoding OFA family MFS transporter, with protein sequence MSRWLVVLGAVLIQINLGAVYAWSLFNQPLMDKFGWDREDIVVTFSITIAVFAFTTIFAGRLQDKIGPRWVATIGGLFLGLGLILSSQATSLGQLYFFYGVVGGIGIGMTYVCPLSACVKWFPDKRGFISGVAVAGFGLGGLIYKPIIGVFIEQFGVSQAFFYLGIVYMMLVVAGAQLLKNPPETNEENTSIAQSEQFSPLQMLKTHQFYVLWTVFLFGSISGLLVISFAVDIGVELVQLDAAKAANAVMVIALFNAGGRIVLGNLSDKLGRKNTLMMIYALTAVIMFYMSTGMMNYPMFLIAVSLIGFCFGGYLALFPSVTADYYGTKNIGTNYGFMYQAYGISAFAGPFVIKVVSFTQAFLISGVICVVAILLVKFVQAPKGVPTQQPIEKEAY encoded by the coding sequence ATGAGTAGATGGTTAGTCGTACTTGGTGCGGTGTTGATTCAAATTAATTTAGGAGCCGTATATGCATGGAGCTTATTTAATCAACCCTTAATGGATAAATTTGGTTGGGATCGTGAAGATATTGTTGTTACTTTTTCCATCACAATTGCGGTTTTCGCGTTCACGACGATTTTCGCTGGAAGACTACAGGATAAAATAGGTCCAAGATGGGTCGCAACAATCGGAGGTCTATTCCTTGGACTTGGCTTAATTCTTTCTAGCCAAGCAACATCATTAGGTCAGTTGTATTTCTTTTATGGAGTTGTTGGTGGAATTGGGATTGGGATGACATATGTATGTCCTTTATCCGCTTGTGTGAAATGGTTCCCAGATAAACGTGGTTTTATTAGTGGAGTTGCCGTTGCAGGCTTTGGTTTAGGTGGATTAATTTATAAGCCAATTATCGGCGTTTTCATAGAACAATTTGGTGTTTCTCAAGCATTCTTTTACTTAGGAATCGTTTATATGATGTTAGTTGTAGCTGGAGCTCAATTGTTGAAAAACCCACCTGAAACGAACGAGGAAAATACTTCCATCGCTCAATCAGAACAGTTTTCTCCCCTTCAAATGCTTAAAACTCATCAATTCTATGTGCTATGGACTGTATTTTTATTCGGCAGTATCTCTGGCCTTCTCGTCATTAGCTTTGCTGTTGATATAGGTGTTGAACTCGTTCAATTAGATGCTGCAAAAGCGGCGAATGCTGTTATGGTCATTGCTTTATTTAATGCGGGTGGTCGAATTGTATTAGGAAATCTATCTGATAAACTTGGTCGTAAGAACACATTAATGATGATCTACGCGTTAACCGCTGTGATAATGTTCTATATGAGTACAGGAATGATGAACTACCCAATGTTTTTAATTGCTGTTTCACTTATTGGCTTCTGCTTCGGTGGGTACTTAGCTTTATTTCCTTCTGTCACAGCAGATTATTATGGCACAAAAAACATTGGAACAAACTACGGCTTCATGTACCAAGCATATGGAATCTCTGCTTTTGCAGGTCCATTTGTTATTAAGGTTGTTTCCTTTACGCAAGCGTTCCTTATCTCAGGAGTTATTTGTGTGGTGGCCATTTTACTTGTTAAATTTGTACAGGCACCTAAAGGAGTGCCTACTCAACAACCTATTGAGAAAGAAGCTTATTAA
- a CDS encoding HD-GYP domain-containing protein, whose translation MRLVRIDRCESGIKLGKSIYSENGKILLAKGTELTNSFMKRLQNLGIHTIYIEDRESEGIDVVDSIPPELLNEATNVITEGLNSMSDGHSIKPTVQGMMKTEKVIKSFQSIFKDLLASLTENRTVLNLLATTKIHENHVYTHSLNVTIYACQLALENKLPQKQIEEIGLGALLHDLGKIFVKPEVLNKPDKLTNSEFELMKSHSELGFDILRKVPTIPLVVAHCALQHHERLDGKGYPRGIREKDIHPYAKILSVADVFDAVTSHRIYRNAMLPHQGMELLYSGSGTQFDIRQVELFKKCIAIYPQGLTVTLNDGRVGIVSKYHFHSVGRPIIRIIRDEENQPVTPYEVDLSVNGNLTVEIVKADALL comes from the coding sequence ATGCGTTTAGTTAGAATAGATCGTTGTGAATCAGGAATTAAGCTCGGTAAATCTATTTATAGTGAGAACGGTAAAATCCTGTTAGCAAAAGGAACGGAGCTAACAAACAGTTTTATGAAGCGACTTCAGAATTTAGGCATACACACCATTTACATAGAGGACAGGGAATCAGAAGGTATTGATGTAGTCGATTCGATTCCACCAGAGCTGCTTAACGAGGCCACGAATGTGATTACCGAAGGACTAAATTCGATGTCAGATGGTCACTCCATAAAGCCAACCGTACAAGGTATGATGAAAACAGAGAAAGTAATTAAGAGCTTTCAATCTATTTTTAAGGATCTTTTAGCTAGTTTAACAGAAAATCGGACAGTTCTTAATTTACTTGCCACGACAAAGATTCACGAAAATCATGTATACACTCATAGTTTGAATGTAACAATTTACGCATGTCAGCTTGCCCTTGAGAATAAGCTACCTCAAAAACAAATAGAGGAGATTGGACTTGGTGCGTTATTACATGATTTAGGAAAGATATTTGTTAAGCCAGAAGTATTGAACAAACCAGATAAACTAACCAATTCAGAATTTGAATTAATGAAATCTCATTCAGAACTTGGATTTGATATATTAAGGAAGGTGCCAACCATTCCCTTGGTTGTTGCACATTGTGCCTTACAGCATCATGAGCGTTTAGATGGGAAAGGTTATCCACGAGGGATTCGTGAGAAAGATATTCACCCATATGCAAAAATCCTAAGTGTTGCGGATGTATTTGATGCAGTTACTAGCCACCGGATATACCGAAATGCTATGCTTCCACACCAAGGGATGGAATTACTTTACTCTGGTAGCGGAACACAATTTGACATCCGTCAAGTTGAACTTTTTAAAAAATGTATCGCTATTTACCCTCAAGGATTAACAGTAACTTTGAATGATGGTCGTGTCGGAATTGTATCCAAATATCATTTTCACTCAGTTGGACGTCCAATAATACGAATTATTAGAGACGAAGAAAATCAGCCAGTCACCCCATACGAAGTTGACCTGTCAGTGAATGGGAATTTAACAGTAGAAATTGTTAAGGCAGACGCTTTGTTGTGA